The Hymenobacter sp. DG01 genome has a segment encoding these proteins:
- a CDS encoding alpha/beta fold hydrolase: MALQIKDKNGFQYVDEGTGEVLLLLHGLFGALSNWQEVVAGFSPQYRVVIPLLPIYDMPLTKAGVPGLVAFAEDFMAEIGLTEPCTVLGNSLGGHIALVYTLRNPGRVSRLVLTGSSGLFEDSMGGSFPKRGNYAYVQERVAYTFYNPAVATQDLVDEVFSVTNSNAKCLRIISIARSAQRHNLAKELHHIQVPALLVWGLNDTITPPVVAHEFNRLLRHSELRFLDHCGHAPMMERPQEFNQLLRQFLVRTQVPVAG, translated from the coding sequence ATGGCGCTGCAGATCAAGGATAAAAATGGCTTTCAGTACGTAGATGAGGGCACCGGCGAGGTGCTGCTGCTGCTGCACGGCCTGTTCGGAGCCCTCAGCAACTGGCAAGAGGTCGTAGCTGGGTTCAGCCCGCAGTACCGGGTAGTAATTCCGCTGCTCCCCATTTACGACATGCCCCTGACGAAAGCTGGCGTACCCGGTCTGGTTGCCTTTGCCGAGGATTTTATGGCGGAAATCGGCCTCACGGAGCCCTGCACGGTGTTGGGTAACTCGCTGGGCGGGCACATTGCCCTGGTGTACACGCTGCGTAATCCGGGCCGCGTTTCCCGTTTGGTGCTTACCGGCAGCAGCGGCCTGTTTGAGGACAGCATGGGCGGCTCTTTTCCCAAGCGCGGGAATTATGCCTACGTGCAGGAGCGTGTAGCTTACACGTTTTACAACCCGGCCGTTGCCACCCAGGATCTGGTAGATGAGGTCTTCAGTGTAACCAACTCCAACGCCAAGTGCCTGCGCATTATCAGCATTGCGCGCTCGGCCCAGCGGCACAACCTGGCTAAGGAGCTGCACCACATTCAGGTGCCGGCCCTGCTCGTGTGGGGGCTGAACGATACCATTACGCCGCCGGTAGTGGCCCATGAGTTTAACCGTCTGCTCCGGCACTCCGAGCTGCGCTTTTTGGACCACTGTGGTCATGCCCCCATGATGGAGCGCCCCCAGGAGTTTAACCAGCTGCTGCGACAGTTTCTGGTCCGCACCCAAGTCCCGGTAGCCGGCTAA
- a CDS encoding POTRA domain-containing protein, with protein MLICLLTLLLGLLPSAPPAGTPGVAHASVPADSLRRAATDSLVYAQCPDYATLRVAAVLFVGNKVTKETVLRAELDFREGDMLQAPTLGKRLEANRRRLFNLQLFHQVLVQAVCRNGELTILYSVQERWYTFPVPIFSLADRNFRSWLDRPDRWQRVDYGLHVVRRNFRGRNEQLLGNLQLGFNRKYELFYEAPGYGHRRRIGVGAGFSYYRSRALDYATRQDKLLNLRQAQAFPIERQYASLGVRWRRTVQHLTALDVSYHQERVSDSVLYYNPVYYLGGPRRKYLEFALVSTLNQRNTFAYPLTGQYAQVAVTYRAFLSSGAPNILTLRGRYARYLALGGPFYYSIGAQAQLRLATRVSYADNRALGYEALVRGYDAYVIDGRHYGLLQQGVTYKLLDIGRLQLKGLRTAKFNTIPLVFYLNTFADVGYVRQPTVLPTNRLPNRLLASGGVALHLVTYYDWVFTLEYARNREQQGGLFFRTQFPI; from the coding sequence GTGCTGATTTGTTTACTGACCTTGCTGCTGGGCCTGTTGCCATCGGCTCCTCCGGCCGGCACACCAGGGGTAGCGCACGCCTCAGTTCCCGCCGACTCCCTGCGCCGCGCCGCCACTGATAGCCTCGTGTACGCCCAGTGCCCCGACTACGCCACGCTCCGGGTCGCTGCCGTGCTTTTTGTGGGCAACAAGGTTACCAAAGAAACGGTGTTGCGGGCCGAGCTGGACTTCCGGGAAGGGGACATGCTGCAGGCTCCTACCCTAGGCAAGCGCCTGGAAGCCAACCGTCGCCGTCTGTTTAACCTGCAGCTGTTTCATCAGGTGCTGGTGCAGGCCGTTTGCCGGAATGGAGAGCTGACCATCCTATATAGCGTGCAGGAGCGGTGGTACACGTTTCCAGTGCCTATCTTCTCCCTGGCTGACCGCAACTTCCGGTCCTGGCTCGATCGCCCCGACCGGTGGCAGCGAGTTGATTATGGTCTTCACGTAGTTCGGCGCAACTTCCGGGGCCGCAACGAGCAGCTGCTAGGTAATCTGCAGTTAGGCTTCAACCGTAAATACGAGCTGTTCTACGAGGCGCCCGGCTACGGCCACCGCCGCCGGATTGGGGTAGGAGCGGGCTTCTCTTACTACCGCAGCCGTGCCCTCGATTACGCTACCCGCCAGGATAAGCTCCTAAACCTGCGGCAGGCACAGGCTTTTCCCATTGAGCGCCAGTACGCCAGCCTGGGTGTGCGCTGGCGGCGCACCGTGCAGCACCTCACTGCCCTGGATGTATCCTACCATCAGGAGCGGGTTTCTGATTCCGTGCTGTACTACAACCCGGTGTATTACTTGGGCGGGCCCCGCCGCAAGTATCTGGAGTTTGCTCTCGTGAGTACCCTCAATCAGCGGAATACCTTCGCCTACCCCCTTACCGGCCAGTATGCTCAGGTAGCCGTAACCTACCGGGCTTTCCTGAGCAGCGGCGCCCCCAATATCCTGACGCTGCGCGGGCGTTACGCGCGCTACCTGGCGTTGGGCGGACCGTTTTATTACAGCATCGGAGCTCAGGCGCAGCTGCGCCTGGCCACTCGGGTCAGCTACGCCGATAACCGGGCCTTAGGCTATGAGGCCTTGGTTCGTGGGTACGATGCCTACGTAATAGATGGGCGGCACTACGGTCTCCTCCAACAAGGTGTCACGTATAAGCTGCTGGATATAGGAAGGCTGCAGCTTAAAGGGCTCCGGACTGCCAAGTTCAATACCATCCCGCTCGTGTTTTATCTCAATACCTTTGCGGATGTGGGGTACGTGCGCCAACCCACCGTCTTGCCAACCAACCGGTTGCCTAACCGGTTACTGGCCTCGGGCGGGGTAGCCCTGCACCTCGTCACGTATTACGACTGGGTCTTCACGCTGGAGTATGCCCGGAACCGGGAGCAGCAGGGAGGCCTATTTTTTCGGACCCAGTTCCCCATTTAA
- a CDS encoding CBS domain-containing protein — translation MNSIIAEDLLNQMIPPLKVTDSMEKAARWLEEFHVSQLPVLDQRSYRGLITEADLLDQDTSTRLLGEVTLNYGNVHVQRDQHFYNIIELAVQNKVQLVPVLDDQREYLGVVTVSDTLAAFGKVPVASSQQGIIVLAMEERDYSLTQISRYVEENNAKIISAHVAQDEHDPYRIRLTLKLNTPNITRIIATLERFNYSITAQFSGTEEVSEDEQQRYDALLRYLNI, via the coding sequence ATGAACTCCATTATTGCTGAAGACTTACTAAATCAAATGATTCCGCCCCTGAAGGTGACGGACTCGATGGAGAAGGCGGCCCGGTGGCTCGAGGAGTTTCACGTGAGCCAGCTGCCGGTGCTTGATCAGCGCAGCTACCGGGGCCTGATTACCGAGGCTGACCTGCTGGACCAAGACACCAGCACCCGGCTGCTGGGCGAGGTGACGCTCAACTACGGCAATGTGCACGTGCAGCGCGACCAACACTTCTATAACATCATTGAGCTGGCCGTGCAGAACAAGGTGCAGCTGGTTCCCGTGCTCGACGATCAGCGCGAGTACCTGGGGGTAGTAACCGTCAGCGACACGCTGGCGGCCTTCGGCAAGGTGCCGGTTGCCAGCAGCCAGCAAGGTATTATTGTGCTGGCCATGGAGGAACGCGACTATTCCCTAACTCAGATCAGCCGCTACGTAGAGGAAAACAACGCCAAGATCATCAGCGCGCATGTGGCCCAGGACGAGCATGATCCGTACCGCATCCGCCTGACCCTTAAGCTGAACACCCCGAACATCACCCGCATTATTGCTACCCTGGAGCGGTTTAACTACTCCATCACGGCTCAGTTCAGTGGCACCGAAGAGGTAAGCGAAGACGAGCAGCAGCGCTACGATGCCCTGCTGCGCTACCTGAATATCTGA
- the bamA gene encoding outer membrane protein assembly factor BamA, producing the protein MSSSYHKIIPVAALALTLGAAPATSALGQVQAPAAAGEQPQRYTLGGISISGARYLDANTLIGLTGLKIGDPITIPGEEIGKAIRRLWDQGILGDVSVSIARTEGSRVFLDFNLKERPRLSKFEFSGIGKGQADDLKNKIKLIRGKVVTDALLSNTRAQVRKFYTNKGYLDSKVTITQVPDSSLSNSVTLNIKVDKGAKVKIKEIAFEGNTAYSDSKLKGKLKKTKEKKFPKFFNSGKFQTKEFADDKQKLIEFYNGEGYRDAVVLSDTLERVGDGLRLTIRVDEGPKYYFRNISWKGNYLYDDKTLASVLGIKEGSVYSKETLDKRLNYNPTGQDVTSLYMNDGYLFFQIEPVETKVEGDSIDIEMRITEGVQARIKDVNIAGNTKTSDHVVRRALYTLPGDNFSREQLIRSQREIATLGYFDPEKIGLNPVPNQADGTVNINYTVEEKPSDQITLSGGWGGYAGFIGTVGLVFNNFSLRKAGSLRNWTPVPAGDGQRLALNVQANGLQYQAYSFSFTEPWLGGRKPNSLSVSLNKSIQRLGTNFNAETGSFIKVNSASVSLGRRLRWPDDYFTLSNSLSISQYKLQNYTFFQNFQNGNANNITLNTTLSRNSIDNPTFTRRGSSLALSVSLTPPYSVFPGSHPNVNEWVEFHKWMFDASWFSPVIGKLVLNTRAHFGFIGSYNSSREIGPFERFKLGGSGLGYGGSSNFLVGTEYVGLRGYADPNDDTGGSLPASRRDSNGGVVYNKFVLEMRYPVSLNPAATVYVLSFAEAGNSFERYTDYNPYKLYRSAGVGARIFMSAFGLLGFDYGWGFDKVPIYTSGQKQDKGMFHFIIGQQIR; encoded by the coding sequence ATGAGTTCTTCCTATCATAAGATTATTCCGGTAGCCGCCCTTGCGCTAACGTTAGGCGCTGCGCCCGCCACCAGTGCCCTTGGGCAGGTGCAGGCTCCTGCTGCAGCCGGTGAGCAACCTCAGCGCTATACCTTGGGAGGGATTTCGATTAGCGGTGCCCGTTACCTTGATGCCAATACGCTGATTGGCCTGACCGGGTTGAAAATAGGTGACCCGATTACCATTCCGGGCGAGGAAATAGGCAAAGCTATCCGCCGGCTCTGGGACCAGGGTATTCTTGGTGATGTAAGTGTAAGCATCGCGCGTACCGAAGGTTCCCGCGTTTTTCTGGATTTCAACCTAAAGGAGCGCCCCCGGCTGTCTAAGTTCGAGTTCTCGGGCATAGGCAAAGGACAGGCTGATGACCTGAAAAACAAGATCAAGCTGATACGGGGCAAGGTAGTAACCGATGCCCTGCTCAGTAACACCCGTGCCCAGGTCCGGAAATTCTACACCAACAAAGGCTACCTCGACAGCAAGGTCACTATCACCCAAGTGCCCGACTCTTCGTTGTCAAACAGTGTGACCCTTAACATCAAGGTTGATAAAGGGGCTAAAGTCAAAATCAAGGAAATTGCTTTCGAGGGCAACACGGCCTACTCGGATAGCAAACTGAAGGGCAAACTCAAGAAAACCAAGGAAAAGAAGTTTCCAAAGTTCTTTAACTCGGGCAAATTTCAGACAAAGGAATTTGCCGATGATAAGCAGAAGCTCATTGAGTTTTACAATGGGGAAGGCTACCGCGACGCCGTGGTGCTGTCGGATACGCTGGAGCGCGTTGGGGACGGGTTGCGCCTGACTATTCGGGTAGATGAGGGCCCCAAGTACTATTTCCGCAACATTTCGTGGAAGGGCAACTACCTCTACGACGATAAAACGCTGGCCTCCGTTCTGGGCATCAAGGAGGGTAGCGTGTACAGCAAGGAAACGCTGGACAAGCGCCTGAACTATAACCCCACGGGCCAGGACGTGACCTCGCTCTACATGAACGATGGCTACCTGTTCTTCCAGATTGAACCGGTAGAAACCAAGGTTGAGGGCGACTCCATCGATATTGAGATGCGCATCACGGAAGGGGTGCAGGCGCGCATCAAGGATGTGAACATTGCCGGCAATACCAAAACTTCCGACCACGTAGTGCGCCGGGCGCTCTACACCCTGCCCGGCGACAACTTCAGCCGGGAGCAGCTGATTCGCAGCCAGCGCGAAATCGCCACACTCGGTTATTTTGACCCGGAAAAAATCGGATTGAACCCAGTGCCTAACCAGGCCGACGGCACCGTGAACATCAACTATACGGTGGAAGAGAAACCTTCCGACCAGATTACGTTGTCTGGTGGCTGGGGCGGCTACGCGGGATTTATCGGCACAGTCGGGCTGGTATTTAATAACTTTTCGCTGCGTAAGGCCGGCTCCCTGCGTAACTGGACGCCCGTACCGGCCGGCGACGGACAGCGTCTGGCTTTGAACGTACAGGCCAACGGTCTTCAGTATCAGGCTTATTCTTTCTCCTTCACGGAGCCCTGGCTAGGTGGCCGCAAGCCCAACTCTCTATCAGTAAGCCTGAACAAGAGCATTCAGCGCTTGGGCACCAATTTCAACGCTGAAACAGGCAGCTTTATCAAGGTAAACAGTGCTTCCGTGAGCCTGGGCCGCCGTTTGCGCTGGCCTGATGACTACTTCACGCTGAGCAACTCGCTTTCCATAAGCCAGTACAAGCTGCAGAACTATACGTTCTTCCAGAACTTCCAGAACGGTAACGCCAACAACATCACGCTTAATACCACGCTTTCCCGCAATAGCATCGACAACCCGACGTTTACGCGGCGGGGCTCCTCGCTGGCGCTGAGCGTAAGCCTGACACCGCCTTACTCCGTTTTCCCCGGCTCGCACCCGAATGTAAACGAGTGGGTAGAGTTCCATAAGTGGATGTTCGATGCTTCGTGGTTTAGCCCCGTGATAGGTAAGCTGGTGCTTAACACCCGGGCCCACTTCGGTTTCATTGGTAGCTACAACTCCAGCCGCGAAATAGGGCCGTTTGAGCGGTTTAAGCTAGGGGGCTCCGGCCTTGGATACGGTGGGTCTTCCAACTTCCTGGTAGGTACGGAATACGTAGGCTTGCGCGGCTACGCCGACCCCAATGACGATACGGGCGGCTCATTGCCGGCCTCCCGCCGCGACTCGAACGGGGGCGTAGTGTACAACAAGTTTGTGCTGGAAATGCGCTACCCCGTCAGCCTGAATCCGGCAGCCACAGTGTACGTGCTGAGCTTCGCGGAAGCTGGTAACTCCTTTGAACGTTACACCGACTATAACCCTTACAAGTTGTACCGTTCGGCCGGGGTAGGAGCCCGCATTTTCATGTCGGCATTTGGTTTGCTAGGCTTCGATTATGGCTGGGGTTTCGACAAAGTGCCGATCTACACCAGCGGTCAGAAGCAAGACAAGGGCATGTTCCACTTCATTATTGGTCAGCAGATCCGCTAA
- a CDS encoding OmpH family outer membrane protein, translating into MNKMFSWVAAAVLFLLVAAPQAADAQKFGYVDSEFIMGKMPAYAQAQQELNTLSGNWQKDIEAQKKDLDKLYRNYQAEEVVLTEPMKKKRQDEILKKEQDIKAYSNKIFGFEGQLFKKRQELTKPVQDQVFEAIEKVAKKKQLAIVFDKSGDLTMLYTNPVHDYTEFVLEELGLASEERNQPAQKGTVRAVATPQAPGGETATEDEPAPTRTKQPTRTTPRPATRKN; encoded by the coding sequence ATGAACAAGATGTTTTCGTGGGTAGCAGCCGCAGTGCTGTTCCTGCTGGTAGCAGCCCCTCAGGCGGCCGATGCTCAGAAGTTCGGCTACGTCGATTCCGAATTTATTATGGGCAAAATGCCGGCCTATGCCCAGGCCCAGCAGGAACTCAATACTCTTTCCGGTAACTGGCAGAAAGACATTGAGGCGCAAAAAAAAGACTTGGATAAGCTGTATCGGAATTATCAGGCTGAAGAAGTGGTTCTTACAGAGCCGATGAAGAAGAAGCGGCAAGATGAGATTCTGAAGAAGGAGCAGGATATTAAAGCTTACTCCAACAAGATCTTCGGTTTTGAGGGCCAACTCTTCAAGAAGCGGCAGGAACTGACTAAGCCGGTGCAGGATCAGGTGTTTGAGGCCATTGAAAAAGTAGCCAAGAAAAAACAGTTGGCTATAGTATTCGATAAGTCCGGCGACCTGACCATGCTCTATACCAACCCTGTGCACGACTACACGGAGTTTGTGCTGGAAGAACTGGGGCTGGCCTCGGAAGAACGCAACCAGCCCGCCCAGAAAGGCACCGTTCGGGCGGTGGCTACTCCTCAGGCTCCCGGCGGGGAAACGGCAACGGAAGATGAACCAGCACCTACCCGCACCAAGCAGCCCACCCGCACGACT
- a CDS encoding NAD kinase yields MKIAILGKPFSDDLTPAMREMINELVRRQAEVSILDSFHAYLSERMELPAGITTFNRSNSLQGTRFVLSIGGDGTLLDTVTYVGALQIPILGINTGRLGFLATISPDKILPALDSLFKGHFVLEDRSLIRVDTDPDTFGSINFGLNEFSILKRDTSSMIVVHTYIDGEYLNSYWADGLIVATPTGSTGYSLSCGGPVMLPQTNNFIIAPVCPHNLNVRPLIVSDRSVISFEIEGRSNNFLLSLDSRSQTVEAGIQIAVRRENFNARLVKLNHVNFLSTLRSKLNWGLDRRNPAGIPI; encoded by the coding sequence ATGAAAATTGCCATACTGGGTAAGCCGTTCAGCGATGATCTGACGCCGGCAATGCGGGAGATGATCAATGAACTGGTACGGCGTCAGGCCGAAGTCAGCATTCTGGACTCGTTTCATGCCTATCTGAGCGAGCGGATGGAGCTGCCGGCCGGCATTACTACCTTCAACCGTAGTAACTCCCTGCAAGGAACTCGCTTCGTGCTTAGCATCGGCGGCGATGGTACGCTGCTGGACACCGTTACGTACGTCGGGGCTTTGCAAATCCCAATCCTGGGTATTAATACCGGTCGGCTCGGCTTTCTGGCAACCATTTCGCCCGATAAGATTCTGCCCGCCCTGGATTCTCTATTCAAAGGTCACTTCGTGCTGGAAGACCGGAGCCTCATCCGGGTCGATACGGATCCGGATACGTTTGGTAGTATCAACTTCGGACTCAATGAGTTCAGTATCCTGAAGCGCGATACTTCCTCCATGATTGTGGTGCACACCTACATTGATGGCGAGTACCTGAATTCCTACTGGGCCGATGGCTTAATTGTAGCAACACCAACCGGCTCCACGGGCTATTCCCTGAGCTGCGGCGGGCCGGTTATGCTACCCCAGACAAACAATTTTATTATTGCTCCCGTATGTCCCCACAATCTGAACGTACGCCCTCTCATTGTGTCGGATCGGAGTGTCATCTCCTTCGAAATAGAAGGTCGGAGCAATAACTTTCTGCTCTCGCTTGACTCCCGTTCCCAAACCGTGGAAGCCGGAATTCAGATTGCCGTTCGCCGGGAAAATTTCAATGCTCGTCTGGTAAAGCTGAATCACGTTAACTTCCTGAGTACTTTGCGCAGTAAGTTAAACTGGGGTCTGGACCGCCGAAACCCCGCTGGCATACCTATATAA
- a CDS encoding DUF6089 family protein: MTYSKRFKTLLTGLLPVGSVFFACTAAAQNTSELGIGLGGLTYKGELSPHYQFRNNRPALAAFYRKDVSAPITLRASFTAGLLRADDGNVRDINKRNPPLASYRQANMKGSLLEASGVVEYNFFDYHNRRDKVHFTPYVFVGLAGFYANTQTTSSANPQLDRKAGLISLSIPAGLGFKYALSEHWNLGLEAGARKTFTDALDHIDGKSRSQNDLLGNPNDQDWYFYNGLSISYTFYKIRCPETGQATGRKD; the protein is encoded by the coding sequence ATGACGTATTCGAAGCGCTTCAAAACACTCCTTACTGGCCTGCTGCCGGTGGGGAGTGTTTTTTTTGCCTGCACCGCAGCGGCTCAAAACACCAGCGAATTAGGAATCGGCCTAGGAGGGCTGACCTATAAAGGGGAACTCTCGCCTCACTACCAGTTCCGGAATAACCGCCCTGCCCTTGCTGCTTTCTACCGAAAAGATGTGTCGGCGCCGATAACGCTCCGAGCTAGTTTCACTGCTGGTTTATTGCGTGCCGACGATGGCAACGTAAGGGATATAAACAAGCGTAACCCCCCACTAGCCTCCTACCGCCAAGCTAACATGAAAGGAAGCCTGCTGGAGGCATCCGGGGTAGTAGAGTATAACTTTTTTGACTACCACAACCGCCGGGATAAAGTCCATTTTACCCCTTATGTATTCGTAGGGCTGGCCGGGTTTTATGCCAATACCCAAACGACCAGCAGTGCTAATCCGCAGCTGGACCGGAAGGCCGGACTCATCAGCCTTTCTATACCAGCTGGGTTAGGGTTCAAATACGCCTTATCGGAGCATTGGAACCTGGGGCTGGAAGCAGGTGCCCGCAAAACATTCACGGATGCTCTGGACCACATAGATGGCAAGTCGCGGAGCCAGAACGACCTGCTGGGTAACCCGAATGACCAGGACTGGTACTTCTACAACGGGTTGAGCATTTCCTATACTTTCTACAAAATCCGTTGCCCGGAGACGGGGCAGGCCACCGGTAGGAAAGATTAA
- a CDS encoding DUF6089 family protein, with translation MKQLFTYTTALLLVLALVATEASAQQFSKRKQYNSVGVSLNAMNYFGDITPKPSIPSFRAGATRPNLGLTFTRRFAPRISGRAALSYGRITGDDAKAADQNDPDAKFRYNRNMNFRNDILELSATGVFDLIENRNNYIRRPDFVPYVFAGVGVIHHNPKGLDANGNYVALQPLRTEGQSEAYSQTQFVIPFGAGARYKLNKQFDIGLELGFRKTFTDYLDDVSGNYAPLTALQSDAAKYFGHYITGGNTTGYPGTYDESFQTGEMRGKSNEKDWYTTLGISVNYILAPRVRSPKFR, from the coding sequence ATGAAGCAACTCTTCACCTACACTACGGCCTTGCTGCTAGTCCTCGCACTGGTAGCAACGGAAGCGAGTGCACAGCAATTCAGCAAGCGGAAGCAGTACAATTCCGTTGGCGTGAGCCTGAATGCGATGAACTACTTCGGGGACATTACCCCCAAGCCCAGCATTCCTAGCTTCCGGGCTGGTGCAACCCGCCCCAACCTGGGTCTGACGTTTACGCGCCGCTTTGCTCCCCGCATTTCGGGCCGTGCCGCTCTTTCCTATGGCCGTATCACCGGCGATGACGCGAAAGCAGCTGATCAGAACGACCCAGACGCAAAATTTCGTTACAACCGGAACATGAACTTCCGTAACGACATCTTGGAACTGTCCGCTACGGGTGTGTTCGATCTGATCGAAAACCGCAATAACTACATTCGCCGTCCTGACTTCGTTCCTTACGTATTCGCTGGCGTTGGCGTAATTCACCACAACCCTAAAGGTTTGGATGCAAATGGCAATTATGTAGCCCTGCAACCGTTAAGAACCGAAGGACAGTCGGAGGCGTACTCCCAAACTCAGTTTGTCATTCCTTTCGGCGCCGGCGCCCGTTACAAGCTGAACAAGCAGTTTGACATCGGTCTGGAGCTTGGCTTCCGCAAAACGTTTACTGACTATCTTGACGACGTAAGCGGCAACTACGCTCCCCTTACTGCCCTGCAGTCGGATGCAGCCAAATACTTTGGTCACTACATTACGGGCGGCAACACTACTGGCTACCCCGGCACTTACGATGAGTCGTTTCAGACCGGTGAGATGCGTGGTAAGAGCAACGAAAAAGACTGGTACACCACCCTGGGTATATCAGTAAACTATATTCTCGCTCCGCGAGTAAGAAGCCCCAAGTTCCGATAG
- a CDS encoding aminodeoxychorismate/anthranilate synthase component II — MRLLLLDNFDSFTYNLLDYLRQVGCEVEVRRNNVSLPEIQALAFDGIVLSPGPGTPAGAGVMPALIQEYHTRVPMLGVCLGYQALGEFFGARLRRGSRPVHGKVSEIEWQVSSPLSAGLPSRMPVTRYHSLILDQLPATLETLAYTTADGEIMALRHRHLPLYGVQFHPEALLTPNGLALLGNWVKNCIIAHPAPRQ; from the coding sequence ATGCGTCTGTTGCTGCTGGATAATTTCGACTCCTTTACCTACAACCTGCTGGACTATCTGCGCCAGGTAGGGTGCGAGGTGGAGGTGCGCCGCAACAACGTGAGCCTGCCCGAAATTCAGGCCCTGGCTTTTGATGGCATTGTGTTGTCGCCGGGGCCGGGTACGCCGGCCGGAGCCGGCGTCATGCCGGCCCTCATCCAGGAGTATCATACCCGGGTACCCATGCTGGGCGTTTGCCTGGGGTATCAGGCATTAGGAGAGTTTTTCGGGGCCCGGCTGCGTCGGGGCAGCCGTCCGGTGCACGGCAAGGTATCGGAAATTGAGTGGCAGGTTTCCAGTCCGCTCAGTGCCGGTCTGCCAAGCCGGATGCCTGTTACCCGCTACCATTCGCTGATACTGGATCAGCTGCCGGCCACGTTGGAGACCTTGGCGTACACTACGGCAGACGGCGAAATAATGGCGCTGCGGCACCGGCATCTACCTCTGTACGGAGTGCAGTTCCACCCGGAAGCCCTCCTAACCCCCAATGGCCTGGCGTTGCTGGGCAATTGGGTCAAGAATTGTATCATTGCACACCCTGCCCCACGGCAGTAA
- a CDS encoding isoprenyl transferase: MAVRSEIDSQNIPAHVAVIMDGNGRWAKQKGGLRIFGHQSAITAVRETVEAAAEVGVRYLTLYAFSTENWSRPAHEVMALMQLLVHTIRQETPTLLKNSIRLQAIGQIENLPASCQKELAEAIELTKGGTRTTLLLALSYSGRWDLTQAAQRMAAEVAAGRLLPAQITEQTLAGFLSTAGIPDPELLIRTSGEQRISNFLLWQLAYTELFITDLLWPDFRREHFYDALRAYQQRERRFGKTSEQLTIS, translated from the coding sequence ATGGCCGTCCGGTCCGAAATCGATTCCCAGAATATTCCCGCTCACGTAGCTGTCATCATGGATGGCAATGGCCGCTGGGCCAAGCAAAAGGGTGGCTTACGCATTTTCGGGCACCAAAGTGCCATCACGGCCGTGCGCGAAACCGTGGAAGCTGCTGCCGAAGTAGGGGTCCGCTACCTGACGCTGTATGCCTTCTCAACCGAAAACTGGTCGAGGCCGGCTCACGAGGTGATGGCGCTTATGCAGTTGCTGGTACATACTATCCGGCAGGAAACACCTACTCTGCTGAAAAACAGCATCCGTTTGCAGGCTATTGGTCAGATTGAGAATCTGCCTGCCTCCTGCCAGAAGGAGCTGGCTGAGGCAATAGAGCTCACGAAAGGAGGCACCCGCACTACCTTGCTGCTGGCTCTCAGCTACAGTGGCCGCTGGGATTTAACCCAGGCGGCCCAGCGCATGGCTGCTGAGGTAGCGGCTGGCCGGCTACTGCCCGCCCAGATAACGGAACAGACCTTGGCCGGCTTTCTCTCGACGGCCGGAATTCCGGACCCTGAACTGCTGATCCGCACTAGTGGCGAGCAGCGCATTAGTAATTTCCTGTTGTGGCAGCTGGCTTACACGGAACTGTTTATTACCGATTTGCTGTGGCCTGATTTCCGGCGTGAGCATTTCTACGACGCCCTGCGAGCCTACCAGCAGCGGGAGCGCCGGTTCGGGAAAACCAGTGAGCAGCTAACCATTTCGTAA
- a CDS encoding CvpA family protein — protein MSGFDILLLIPLGIGAVQGYRRGLLLEVASLLALVLGVIGGLALLNDAIPLVRNYVGEAFGLLPLVSFVLVFAAIGWGVHLLSRFIRTAVHLTPLGMLDSLGGAVSGVLKWVLGLSLLLHGIGLAGLQLISPQLVAESQVLPIVREATPLALSLVGFVLPFAGTLLDKLREVF, from the coding sequence ATGTCCGGCTTCGATATTCTGCTGCTTATTCCGCTGGGCATTGGGGCGGTGCAGGGCTACCGGCGCGGCTTGCTGCTGGAGGTGGCCTCGTTGCTGGCACTGGTGCTGGGCGTAATAGGTGGGCTGGCCCTGCTCAATGACGCCATTCCGCTGGTACGGAACTACGTGGGCGAGGCCTTTGGCTTGCTGCCGCTGGTGTCATTTGTGCTGGTATTTGCTGCTATTGGCTGGGGAGTACACCTGCTTAGCCGCTTTATCCGGACGGCGGTGCACCTTACCCCGCTCGGCATGCTCGACAGTCTGGGAGGAGCCGTTAGCGGGGTGCTGAAGTGGGTGCTGGGCCTGAGCCTGCTGTTGCATGGTATTGGCCTGGCCGGGCTACAGCTTATTTCGCCCCAGCTGGTAGCCGAGTCGCAGGTGTTGCCCATAGTCCGGGAAGCTACGCCGCTGGCCCTGAGCCTGGTCGGCTTTGTGCTGCCCTTCGCCGGTACCCTGCTCGATAAGCTCCGGGAAGTGTTTTAG